Proteins encoded in a region of the Acidobacteriota bacterium genome:
- the ispG gene encoding flavodoxin-dependent (E)-4-hydroxy-3-methylbut-2-enyl-diphosphate synthase: MSRVSRAVKIRDIQIGGGAPVTVQSMTKTDTTDVDGTVRQIEQMVEAGCEIVRIAVPDDDAAAALKEIRKRTDIPLVADIHFHYKLALKALEAGVDKLRINPGNIGNIDRVREVVRAAEAQNVPIRIGVNGGSLEKDLLKKYGTATPEAMVESGMRHVRILEDLGFGNIIISLKASDVNRMVEAYRLMAAKVDYPLHLGVTEAGTPFGGTIKSAIGLGLLLHDGIGDTIRVSLAAEPHEEVRVGWEILKSLELRKRGVTVVACPTCGRLDIDNFVEIVTEVERRLAHVEEPLHLSIMGCAVNGPGEAHDSQLGITFGRNVGMIFKDGVPMRRVAGEDIVEEFVKEVEILRKEGSAAKSLLENKPLVQIT; the protein is encoded by the coding sequence ATGAGTAGAGTCTCTAGAGCGGTAAAGATCCGCGATATACAGATCGGCGGCGGTGCTCCGGTAACGGTCCAGTCAATGACCAAGACCGACACGACCGACGTTGACGGAACCGTAAGGCAGATCGAGCAAATGGTCGAGGCCGGATGCGAGATCGTCCGCATCGCCGTGCCGGATGACGACGCGGCAGCCGCGCTCAAAGAGATCCGCAAGCGAACGGATATCCCGCTCGTTGCCGACATCCATTTCCACTACAAACTCGCCCTCAAGGCGCTCGAGGCCGGCGTCGATAAACTCCGCATCAATCCCGGCAACATCGGCAATATCGACCGCGTCCGCGAGGTCGTCCGCGCCGCCGAGGCGCAGAACGTCCCGATCCGCATCGGCGTAAATGGCGGCTCACTCGAGAAAGACCTGCTCAAAAAATATGGCACCGCAACGCCCGAAGCAATGGTCGAAAGCGGCATGCGGCACGTTCGCATTCTCGAAGACCTCGGCTTCGGCAACATCATCATTTCGCTCAAGGCGTCAGACGTTAACCGCATGGTCGAGGCCTATCGGCTGATGGCCGCGAAGGTCGATTACCCGCTTCACCTCGGCGTGACCGAGGCCGGAACGCCATTTGGCGGCACGATCAAATCCGCCATCGGGCTCGGGCTTCTGCTCCACGACGGCATCGGCGATACCATCCGCGTCTCGCTCGCGGCCGAGCCGCACGAGGAAGTGCGCGTCGGTTGGGAAATTCTGAAATCGCTCGAGCTTCGCAAACGCGGGGTCACGGTCGTCGCCTGCCCGACCTGCGGACGGCTCGACATCGACAACTTTGTCGAGATCGTCACCGAGGTCGAACGCCGCCTTGCCCACGTCGAGGAACCGCTCCACCTTTCGATCATGGGCTGCGCCGTGAATGGCCCCGGCGAGGCCCACGACTCGCAGCTCGGCATCACCTTCGGCCGCAACGTCGGAATGATCTTCAAAGACGGCGTCCCGATGCGGCGCGTCGCCGGCGAAGATATCGTCGAGGAATTCGTAAAAGAGGTAGAGATACTCCGGAAAGAAGGCTCAGCCGCAAAGTCTCTGCTAGAAAACAAACCGCTGGTCCAGATCACCTAG